The stretch of DNA TTTTGGCTGGGATAAAGTCAGCAAGAAATTTCACCTGCTTTCAACTTGGCTTGTCGCGATCGGTTCAAATTTAAGTGCACTTTGGATCTTAATTGCAAACGGCTGGATGCAATACCCAATCGGTATGAAATTTAACCCAGATACCGCCAGAATGGAGATGGAAAATTTCTTCGAAGTCGCGCTAAATCCTCTTGGCATTAGCAAATTTTTACACACAGTAACTAGCGGCTACACCATCTCAGCTATCTTTGTGATAGGAATTTCTGCTTGGTTTTTGATCCAAAAACGCCACATCTTACTAGCTAAAAAAAGTATCGTCGTTGCTAGCGCATTTGGCCTTATCACTTCGGCATTTTTGTTACTTAGTGGCGATGAAAGTGCATATTTTGTAGCTCAAAAGCAGCCTATGAAGCTAGCAGCCATGGAGGGACTTTATAAAGGTGAGAAAAACGCTGGTCTAGTTGCTGCTGGTATTTTAAACCTAGCTAAAAAGCTTGGCGACGAGAGCGAGCCATTTTTGCTTGAGATAAAGGTGCCTTATGCACTTGGCATCATGGCAAACAGAGAGCTTGACTCATTTACGCCAGGTATAAATGACCTACTTTATGGTACTAGCGAGCACAATCTAATAAGCGTAGAAGAGAAGATGGCAAAGGGTAAAGTAGCTATCGAAGCTCTCAAAAACTACAAAGAAGCTAAAAAAGCAAATGATGAGAGCCTAATGAAAACTTCGCTTTCAAATTTAGAAAGTAATCTAAATTTCTTAGGATATGGCTATCTTAAAGACGCAAAAGAAGCCGTGCCACCAGTTGCACTTACATTTTATAGCTTCCACATCATGGTCGCACTTGGCACTTACTTCATAGCTCTTTTTGCTATCACTCTTTATCTAAATCTTTCAAGAAAATATAAATTTGAAAACATAAGAGCATTTTTGTGGATCTGCGTATTTACCATACCGCTTGGCTACATCGCAGCTGAAGCTGGCTGGATAGTAGCAGAGGTTGGTCGTCAGCCTTGGGCGATACAAGATCTCATGACCGTTGGTGTTGGAGCAACAAATTTAGCGGATTCAAACGTAAAAATTTCATTTACATTATTTGCTGTTTTATTCACGATTTTACTAATCGCCGAGATCAAAATCATGCTTAAGCAAATAAAGATAGGATTTAATGACCATGCATAGTTTAGGTTTAGAAAATTTACAAATTTATTGGTGGTTTATAGTTAGCCTTCTTGGCGGACTTTTGGTCTTTATGATGTTTGTTCAAGGCGGCCAGTCGCTAATCTTTAGCCTTGGCAAAGACGAGCTTAAAAAAGATATGCTCATAAATTCTATCGGTAGAAAATGGGAGCTTACATTTACGACGCTTGTTATGTTTGGTGGTGCGTGCTTTGCGGCATTCCCGCTATTTTACGCTACTAGCTTTGGTGGCGCTTACTGGGTTTGGCTGGCTATTTTATTTTGCTTTATCGTCCAAGCTGTAAGCTACGAGTACCGCAAAAAGCCTGATAACTTCTTAGGCGCTAGAACTTATGAAATTTTCCTTTTCATAAATGGCTCACTTGGCGTTATTCTTATCGGTATGGCGGTTAGTACATTTTTTAGTGGTAGTGACTTTGTGCTAAATGAGCACAACTTTGTCGAGTGGAAGACTCCTTTTCGCGGCCTTGAAGCATTGGCAAATCCTTACTTGTATTTGCTCGGCATAGCGATGTTTTTCTTATCTCGCGTAGGTGGCTGCTTATATCTTATGAACAACATCGCTGATGGCGAATTTATACAAAACGCCAGAAAACAGCTACTTATCAACACCGTGCTATTCTTGCCATTTTTTCTAGGATTTCTTGCTTGGGTGCTTACAAAAGATGGCTTTGCATACGACGCAAATGGCGTAGTTAGCCTTATGCCTTACAAATACGCTATAAATTTGATTGAGATGCCTATCGTTGGTATATTGCTTCTTGTTGGCGTTGTTTTGGTACTTGTTGGAATTTTCCAAGGGGCATTTACAAAAAGTATTCGTGGAATTTTTGCTTATGGCCTTGGCGTTACGCTAGCTGTGACCGCACTATTTTTGATAACAGGACTAAATGGTACAGCATTTTATCCGTCATTTAGCGACCTCTCTAGTTCGCTAACTATCAAAAATGCAAGCTCTAGCCACTACACACTTGGCGTTATGGCCTATGTTAGCTTGCTAGTGCCTTTCGTGCTTGCCTATATCGTCGTAGTTTGGAGAGCGATAGATAGCAAGAAGATCACGCAAGATGAGATCAAAAACGATCATCACGCATACTAAGGATAAAAGATGTTAGAAGCAGGAATTTTTTTGATACTTTGGCCAGTGACATTGTTTGCTAGCTACAAATTTGTACTATTTGCTTTAAAGAAATTTGAAGCAAATAACTAAAATTTAGGGGCTTTTGCTCCTAAATTCTTCTTTTTATTTTTACCTCTTAAAACGACTTCTTTATAAATTTATTTAAGCCACTTTTCATATAAGCGTTAGTTTTGTGTGAAATTTCAGTAGTAAGATATCATTAAATTTTATTAAAGGAGCGAAAATGAGCAAGAATTTCTTAGGTTCTGTTGCCCTTGCGGCTGTTTTGGTTAGTGGTCTTAGTGTAGGCATCACGCCACTAGAGGCTGGAGTCCTAGCTCATCACGTAAAGGTTCAAGGCGAGCTTGGATCAGTCTTTATAAATCCTTATGACGTATCGCCTCTAACTGCTATCATCGATAGAGCTGGCAAAGATATCAAAGATATCCACGTCAAAGTAAAAGGCAAGCCAGATGGTGGTATCGATA from Campylobacter concisus encodes:
- a CDS encoding cytochrome ubiquinol oxidase subunit I; the encoded protein is MSEMDFVDWSRAQFALTAIYHFLFVPLTLGLSFIIAIMETIYVKTGDKVWLEITKFWLKLFGINFAIGVATGIIMEFEFGTNWANYSWFVGDIFGAPLAIEGLLAFFMESTFFAIMFFGWDKVSKKFHLLSTWLVAIGSNLSALWILIANGWMQYPIGMKFNPDTARMEMENFFEVALNPLGISKFLHTVTSGYTISAIFVIGISAWFLIQKRHILLAKKSIVVASAFGLITSAFLLLSGDESAYFVAQKQPMKLAAMEGLYKGEKNAGLVAAGILNLAKKLGDESEPFLLEIKVPYALGIMANRELDSFTPGINDLLYGTSEHNLISVEEKMAKGKVAIEALKNYKEAKKANDESLMKTSLSNLESNLNFLGYGYLKDAKEAVPPVALTFYSFHIMVALGTYFIALFAITLYLNLSRKYKFENIRAFLWICVFTIPLGYIAAEAGWIVAEVGRQPWAIQDLMTVGVGATNLADSNVKISFTLFAVLFTILLIAEIKIMLKQIKIGFNDHA
- a CDS encoding cytochrome d ubiquinol oxidase subunit II, with the translated sequence MHSLGLENLQIYWWFIVSLLGGLLVFMMFVQGGQSLIFSLGKDELKKDMLINSIGRKWELTFTTLVMFGGACFAAFPLFYATSFGGAYWVWLAILFCFIVQAVSYEYRKKPDNFLGARTYEIFLFINGSLGVILIGMAVSTFFSGSDFVLNEHNFVEWKTPFRGLEALANPYLYLLGIAMFFLSRVGGCLYLMNNIADGEFIQNARKQLLINTVLFLPFFLGFLAWVLTKDGFAYDANGVVSLMPYKYAINLIEMPIVGILLLVGVVLVLVGIFQGAFTKSIRGIFAYGLGVTLAVTALFLITGLNGTAFYPSFSDLSSSLTIKNASSSHYTLGVMAYVSLLVPFVLAYIVVVWRAIDSKKITQDEIKNDHHAY